A section of the Pseudomonas sp. FP453 genome encodes:
- a CDS encoding TonB-dependent siderophore receptor gives MATPYRHTLLALSIAFAATAVQAQDATLDTVTVLGQATTDYQAKNAAVAGFDNAPLLDTPASVAVITEARLKDQQARLLSEVLKNDASVGDSYAPVGYYENFVIRGFALNPASSYKINGRTITGEQNVALENKQQVEVLKGLAGLQSGVSEPGGLVNYVSKRPENVRSVTVSTNEQGERYLATDIGGWLGAEQQVGVRINLAHEDIRSYVDHADGKRDFASLALDWNISPNALLQLNAEYQDREQHSVPGYQLLGGTSVPRHVSPEDMLAYQSWSNPVGIRSLNLDGLFEYRFNDAWKASFSASRSRVVIDDYSTFAWGCYGAASCANTAVPNHFSAEGDYDIADYRSPDDTRSNEEAQAALNGQFNTGFLTHDLTFGTTAFRRLVDRRKSVNEYIGEGNIYQPSPVLEPYDGPLGHTYRRLDSRQYGLFASDRISFNEQWQTVLGGRQVRLDEETYNQSGATTRHTQRSVFLPQAALIYKPRPDTSLYASYSKGLSLGGEAAWFSSNADEVLPPTTSRQLEVGIKRDFQRLSLTAALFQISQDLQYNRPNDDGTTTFVQQGKQKNVGIELSANGRVTSDLQVSASVAAIRARVSDSGTDSYDGHQAINVPKLRASLHGDYSVPGIPGLALLGGVQYSASKYANREATVKVDDYAVFDAGARYTTRVGDYATVLRLTVDNLFDKRYWRDVGESAGDGYLFLGAPRTARLSATVNF, from the coding sequence ATGGCTACACCCTATCGCCACACCCTGCTCGCCCTGAGCATCGCCTTCGCCGCCACGGCCGTGCAGGCCCAAGATGCGACCTTGGACACCGTCACCGTCCTCGGCCAGGCAACCACCGACTACCAGGCGAAAAACGCCGCCGTGGCCGGTTTCGATAACGCGCCGTTGCTGGACACGCCGGCGTCCGTCGCGGTGATCACCGAAGCCCGCTTGAAGGACCAACAGGCGCGCTTGCTCAGCGAAGTATTGAAAAACGACGCCTCGGTCGGCGACAGCTACGCCCCGGTCGGCTACTACGAGAACTTCGTGATTCGCGGCTTCGCCCTCAACCCGGCGAGCAGCTACAAGATCAACGGCCGCACGATCACCGGCGAACAGAACGTCGCCCTGGAAAACAAGCAGCAAGTCGAAGTGCTCAAGGGCCTGGCCGGCTTGCAGAGCGGCGTCTCCGAGCCCGGCGGGCTGGTCAACTACGTGAGCAAGCGCCCGGAAAATGTGCGCTCGGTCACGGTGTCCACCAACGAACAGGGCGAACGCTACCTGGCCACAGACATCGGCGGCTGGCTCGGTGCCGAACAGCAGGTGGGCGTGCGCATCAACCTGGCCCACGAAGACATCCGCTCCTATGTCGACCATGCCGACGGCAAGCGCGATTTCGCCTCGCTGGCGCTGGACTGGAACATCAGCCCCAACGCCCTGCTGCAACTCAACGCCGAGTACCAGGACCGCGAGCAACACTCGGTGCCGGGCTATCAACTGCTCGGCGGCACCAGCGTGCCGCGCCACGTTTCGCCAGAGGACATGCTCGCCTACCAGAGCTGGTCGAACCCGGTGGGCATCCGCTCGTTGAACCTCGACGGGCTGTTCGAATACCGCTTCAACGATGCCTGGAAAGCCAGCTTCAGCGCGTCCCGCAGCCGTGTGGTGATCGACGACTACAGCACCTTCGCCTGGGGCTGCTACGGCGCCGCCAGTTGCGCGAATACCGCCGTGCCCAACCACTTCAGCGCCGAGGGTGACTACGATATCGCCGACTACCGCAGCCCCGACGACACCCGCAGCAACGAAGAGGCCCAGGCCGCCCTCAACGGGCAGTTCAACACGGGTTTTCTCACGCACGACCTGACCTTCGGCACCACTGCGTTCCGGCGCTTGGTGGACCGGCGCAAGTCGGTCAACGAATACATCGGCGAGGGCAATATCTATCAGCCGTCGCCGGTGCTCGAACCCTACGACGGCCCGCTCGGCCACACCTACCGGCGTCTCGACAGCCGCCAATATGGCCTGTTCGCCAGCGACCGCATCAGCTTCAACGAGCAATGGCAAACCGTGCTCGGCGGGCGCCAGGTGCGTCTCGACGAAGAAACCTACAACCAGTCCGGCGCCACCACGCGCCACACCCAACGCAGCGTGTTCCTGCCCCAAGCGGCGTTGATCTACAAACCGCGCCCGGACACGTCGCTGTACGCCAGCTACAGCAAAGGCTTGTCCCTCGGCGGTGAGGCCGCGTGGTTCAGCAGCAACGCCGACGAGGTGCTGCCGCCGACCACGTCGCGCCAACTGGAGGTGGGCATCAAGCGCGACTTCCAGCGCCTGAGTCTCACCGCCGCGCTGTTCCAGATCAGCCAGGACCTGCAATACAACCGGCCGAATGACGACGGCACGACCACCTTCGTGCAGCAAGGCAAACAGAAAAATGTCGGCATCGAATTGTCCGCCAACGGCCGCGTGACCTCCGACCTGCAAGTCTCGGCCAGCGTCGCGGCGATCCGTGCGCGGGTCAGCGACAGCGGCACCGACAGCTACGACGGTCACCAGGCGATCAACGTGCCCAAGCTGCGCGCCAGCCTGCATGGCGACTACAGCGTCCCCGGCATCCCGGGCCTGGCCTTGCTCGGCGGCGTGCAATACAGCGCGAGCAAGTACGCCAACCGTGAAGCCACGGTAAAGGTCGACGACTACGCGGTGTTCGATGCAGGCGCGCGCTACACCACCCGGGTCGGCGATTACGCTACTGTGCTGCGCCTGACCGTCGACAACCTGTTCGACAAACGCTACTGGCGCGATGTGGGTGAATCGGCGGGCGACGGCTACCTGTTCC